The Malus sylvestris chromosome 12, drMalSylv7.2, whole genome shotgun sequence genome contains a region encoding:
- the LOC126594027 gene encoding uncharacterized protein LOC126594027 — protein sequence MEHTVQENDPGSRHEGKGKERAGSVPWKDLRVATRPKDFGDINNCLAGRRFAFDELGEPLAKDESDCDRMLKLSSYVMAEYHDRLQEVERYKAKLKENKQLVDEARRNKGLLTQALQLKDETMESLKRRNGENLRLKKLFEATKKQLEVATLEVSKVRGELDGALVEISELEKSIPTEREAAVQEYLSSSTFHLAIKPHCAQEARFEKRKWMAVLDRYDDGSILRKYHEDIDEHHRKGEKFVLAVDPSSEDESDNEGSADAQTQHGEEGLGDAEDDGRTRSDTARGSASDENE from the exons ATGGAGCACACTGTCCAGGAAAATGATCCCGGTTCCCGCCATGAggggaaaggcaaggaaagagctggcagtgtcccgtggaaggacttgagggttgccacgcggccaaaggattttggggatatcaacaattgcttggcagggcgtcgattcgcctttgatgagctcggagagcccttagctaaggatgaatcggattgcgaccggatgttgaagctgtcttcatat gtcatggccgagtatcacgacagactgcaagaggttgagcggtacaaggcaaaattgaaggagaataagcagcttgtggacgaggcccgaaggaataagggacttttgactcaggctctccaactgaaggacgaaaccatggagagcttgaaaaggcgaaatggtgagaacctaaggcttaagaaattgtttgaggcaactaaaaaacagttggaggtggctaccttggaggtatccaaggttaggggagaattggatggtgccttagttgagatttctgaactggagaagagcattccaactgaaagggaggctgctgtgcaagaatacttaagttcttcgacctttcatcttgctattaaaccccactgtgctcaagaagctcgctttgaaaaaaggaaatggatggccgtccttgatcgttatgatgatgggagcattcttcgaaaataccacgaagatatagatgagcatcatcgaaagggcgagaaatttgtccttgctgttgatcctagcagcgaagatgagtctgataatgaaggtagtgctgatgcacagactcagcatggtgaagagggtcttggggatgcagaggatgatggtaggacgcggagtgatactgccaggggttcggcttcagatgagaatgaataa